The window TACATCAATCAGGATATAGAAACGGGAAGGTACAAGTTAGGGTTAAAGCTCCTGGAAAAGGGACAGCTTATGCTGCAAAGCCTAGATATCCGTACAGTTGCCCGAAAGCACCTGGCTGCTTTGTCGGAGCAGACAGGTCAAACAACCCATCTTGTTATTCTTGATGGGAAGGAAGGCGTGTATTTGGATAAAGTGGAAGGGGAAAAGGCTGCGATCCGTTATTCCCGAATAGGCCGCAGAATTTCACTTCACAGTAGCGCGGTAGGAAAGGTGCTGGCTGCCTTTAGAACAAAGGAAGAGATCGATAAGCTCCTTCGGAATTACCATTTCTCCAAGATTACAGAAGCGACGATTACGGAGATTGAGGCATTCCTTAACGAGCTGAATCTGGTAAGGGAGCAAGGGTATTCCATTGACAATCAGGAGAACGAACCGGGCGTACGATGCGCTGCAGCACCTATTTTCGAGCATAATGGCTCGGTTGTAGCAGCGATTAGCATATCATCATTGATTTCAACGGTAGATGATTTATTGTTTAAACAGTATATTGCCTTACTTAAGAAAGAAGCAGAAACGATTTCACAGACCCTGGGGTTTCGGCAAGTTTTGTAAAGCATGTCGAGTCCAGGCATTTTTTACACTATTATTTGAGAACACTGTTTTATAATATAAAACAAATTTAGAGGAGTGAGCAATTTATGAAAATTATCCGTTTTATAAATGAAGGGCTTTCACAGCTAGCTGCAGTTAATGACGAAGGGCAAATTTTCGAATTGCTGCAAAGCGATTTTTTAGCTTTGATTCAAGAAGCTGACGAAAAAGAGATTTCACCTCTCGAGTTGGTTTTGAAAATGATCGAAGGCCGTGAAGCGCTAGCATGTCAAGTAGATCAGCTGGAGCTACTCGTTCCAATTGAAGCGCCAGAAGTATGGGCTGCTGGGGTTACCTATGAGCGAAGCAGAGACGCACGGAATTATGAGGCGACCGAAGGCAGACTGGATGCCTTGACCTTTTATGATAAAGTTTATGACGCTGTGCGCCCGGAGATTTTTTTCAAATCGACGGCTGCCCGAACGGTAGGTCCAGGCGGCGAAGTACAACTCCGAAGCGATTCCGTGTGGCAGGTGCCAGAACCGGAGTTAGGTCTTGTTCTAAACGCTATGGGGAAAATCGTAGGATACACCATTGGCAATGATATGAGCTGTCGGGATATTGAAGGCGAGAATCCGCTCTACCTGCCTCAGGCCAAAGTATGGAAGCGTTCCTGCTCCCTGGGACCAGCGATCCGTTTAGCCGAAACGGTAGACGACCCTTACAACTTGCAGATTACAAGCCGAATATATCGCAATGGGGAAAAAGCTGTCGAGGGAACGGCTAATACCAATCAGCTAAAACGAAAGCTTGACGAATTGACCGAATTTTTAATTCGGGATAATGAATTGTTTGACGGGACCGTGCTTCTGACGGGAACGTGTATTGTGCCGCCTAACGAGTTTACACTTGCTCACGGAGACCGGATCGAAATTGAGATTAGCGGTATTGGGAAACTTGTTAATCATGTTGTAGGTGCAGGAAGCTAATCTATAATTATCCGATTGGTAGATAACATACATTTAAGGAGGAATATATATGACATCCGTATTTGTTGGAGGGCAAACTTATTTAAATTATATAAACGGTGAATGGTGTGCAGCCGGCGCTGGGCAAACTGTTCCCAGCATAAACCCAGCTAAAAGAACTGAAGTCGTGGGCTATGTCCAATTGTCGTCATTGGAGGAATTGAACCAAGCCGTTGCCTCCGCCAAAGCGGCGCAGCAAGGTTGGAGAAAGCTATCGGGATCGGCGAGAGGGGATTATTTGTTTAAAGCGGCCAATGCACTTGAGAGACGCATCGATGAAATTGCCGAGACGATGACACGGGAAATGGGCAAAACATTGCCGGAAGCAAAGGGCGAAACTGCACGAGGGATCGCAATCTTGCGCTACTATGCGGGGGAAGGGATGCGGAAAATCGGGGACGTGATTCCCTCCACGGATAGCGAAGCGCTGATGTTTACGACCCGTGTGCCCCTTGGGGTTGTCGGAGTTATTTCACCTTGGAATTTTCCAGTGGCGATTCCGATATGGAAAATGGCGCCAGCCTTAATCTATGGCAATACGGTTGTGCTGAAGCCTGCTCAGGAGACAGCCGTAACGGCTGCCAAAGTCGTGGAATGCATCGCTGAAGCGGGACTTCCTGCAGGTGTATTAAATATGGTGACAGGCAGCGGATCTGTGATCGGGCAAGGTCTTGCAGAGCATCCGGATGTAAACGGAATTACGTTTACCGGCTCCAATCAAGTTGGCAAACGGGTCGGTCAAGCGGCACTAGCCAGAGGGGCGAAATATCAGCTTGAGATGGGCGGGAAAAATCCGATCATTATCGCTGAGGATGCCGATTTGGATTTGGCTGTCGACGCGACGATCAGTGGTGGAATCCGTTCGACAGGACAGAAATGCACGGCAACAAGCCGTGTCATTGTATTGCGTGTTGTGTATGAAGCTTTTAAAGAAAAACTTCTGATCAAATTAAAAGGTATAACAGTTGGTCACGGTCTGGATGCCGGTACATGGCTGGGCCCATGCGCCAACGAAAATCAGCTGCGAACGGTGCAGTCCTACATTCAGAAAGGGATAGAGGAAGGAGCGGAGCTTATATTCGGCGGAGCATCACCGGATCACCCAGATCTCGCCGAAGGCTTCTACATTCAGCCCACCGTGTTCGATAAAGTAACTTCGGAAATGGCGATTGCCCGGGAAGAAATATTCGGCCCGATACTCGCGCTAATTCAGGTCGAATCCATGGAAGAAGCCATTCAACTGGCTAACGATTCGGATTATGGTCTGAGCGCTTCTATTTACACGCAAAGCATAAGCAACATTCTTTTGTTTATTCAAGATATGGACGCCGGTTTAGTAAGAATTAATTCCGAGACAGCCGGGGTGGAGCTGCAGGCTCCGTTCGGCGGAATGAAGCAGTCTAGCTCTCATTCGCGCGAGCAAGGCCAGGCGGCCATTGAATTTTTCACATCGATAAAAACGGTATTTCTCAAAGCGTAAGCGTATCACTTTTGCTATGAAACCTAATTCGGAAGGGTGAGGGTTGATGACAGAGCAATTAAAATCGATTATGGCAAATGAAAATAACGATTTGTTTACTATCCGTACGCACACGCAGGGCCCAAAAGGCTCATTGCCACTAACAAAAGAAATGTTATTGCATGCTCCAAGCGGAGAATTGTTCGGACTTACCCAAAATGTTGGGATGGGGTGGAAACCGTCTCGCCTGAAGGGTAAACAGTATCTGTTGTTAAGCACGCAAGGAGGCATACGTAAGGAAGACGGGAGTCCAGTTGCGCTCGGCTATCATACCGGTCACTGGGAGGTTGGCCTGCTGACGCAGGCTGCTGCAGAGGTGATCACAGAAAGCGGAGGGGTTCCTTTCGCCGGATATGTGAGCGACCCTTGCGACGGTAGGTCCCAGGGCACGGAAGGCATGTTTGACTCTCTTCCTTACCGCAACGATGCAGCGATCGTTTTCCGGCGACTTATCCGCTCCTTGCCTACTCGCAAAGGAGTGCTCGGTGTGGCGACCTGCGACAAGGGACTGCCTGCCATGATGATTGCTCTCGCCGGGATGCACGAACTCCCTTGCGTAATTGTGCCCGGCGGAGTGACATTACCTCCCACGGAGGGCGAAGATGCCGGGAAAATCCAAACTATAGGTGCAAGGTATGCTAATGGCGAAATCAGCCTAGAAGATGCTGCCGACCTCGGCTGCCGAGCTTGTGCCACACCGGGCGGAGGCTGCCAGTTTCTTGGAACGGCAGCTACTTCGCAGGTTATTGCAGAGGCTATGGGCATGACGGTGCCTCACGCTGCGCTTGCACCATCAGGACAGCCCGTATGGGAAGAGATGGCCAGGCAGTCGGCCCGCGCGATGATGACGCTAGAGGAAAAGGGAATCCGGATGAAGGATATATTGACCGAAGCGTCCATCCACAATGCGATGGTTGTTCATGCGGCCTTCGGCGGATCGACCAATTTACTGCTGCATATCCCTGCTTTCGCTCATTCGGCAGGGCTGCCCATTCCGTCTGTTCAAGATTGGATTCGTATCAATAAAGCCGTACCAAGGCTAGTCAGCGTATTGCCGAATGGTCCGGAATATCATCCGACTGTGTGCGTGTTTTTGGCCGGAGGGGTACCGGAAGTGATGCTGCATCTCCGACGTTTGGGGGTACTGAAAGAAAATGCGTTGACCGTAACCGGTGAAACGCTGGGTACTGTATTGGATTGGTGGGAAACGAGCGAGCGCCGTCAACGAATGAGAAGTCTGCTTATGGAAATGGATGGCATCGATCCGGACTACGTAATTATGAGTCCAGAACGTGCCAAAGAAAGGGGGTTGACCTCGACGGTTACGTTTCCTACTGGGAATCTGGCTCCGGAAGGTTCAGTGATTAAATCGACGGCGATTGACCCGTCAACTATTGGAGAGGATGGGGTATACCGTCATCGGGGCAATGCCAAGGTGTTTACCTCGGAGAAAGCGGCTATCTCGGCAATAAAGAAAGGCGGCATTCAAGCCGGAGATATTATGGTGTTGATTGGGCGCGGACCATTGGGTACCGGGATGGAGGAGACCTATCAATTAACCTCAGCACTAAAGCATTTGCCGTTCGGCAAATACGTATCCTTAATTACCGACGCCCGGTTTTCGGGCGTATCCACAGGTGCCTGCATCGGTCATGTTGGACCTGAAGCGCTAGCTGGCGGTCCGATTGGTAAACTGCGGGATGGAGATACAATCGACATCGTAGTTGACCGAAATCGTTTGGAAGGCAGCATCCATTTTCTAGGCGATGGTGGCAAATTGCTGCCCCCAGAAGAAGGAGCCCGTGTGCTTGCTGCCCGCGACCCTCACCCAGAGCTCGCCTCAGACGAAAAACTACCAGCAGATACTCGTTTATGGGCTGCCTTACAGTCTGTCAGCGGTGGAACCTGGGCAGGGAGTGTTTATGATGTGGATCGAATTCTCGCTGTATTGGAAGCAGGTACAAAAGCATTGGCTGTGCAGAACAATTAGGAGGGGAATGATGAGATGACCCATATTACGAACCCAATTTTGCCCGGATTCAATCCCTGTTCCTTCTATTCTTAGGGTAGATGATAATTACTATATTGCCACATCCACGTTTGAATGGTTTCCCAGTGTTCAAATTCATCATTCAAAGGATATTATACATTGGCAGCTGCTTCGTCACCCACTATCAAGAAAGTCTCAAATAAATATGGAAGGCATCTTGGATTTCGGTGGAATCTGGGCGCCATGTTTAAGTTATCATACGGTGTTTATTATTTGATCTACACGGATGTAAAAAGCAGAATTGGAGCTTTCAAGGATACCCATAACTATTTGGTAATAGCTACAGATATTAGTGGGCATTGGTCAGAGCCTATTTACCTAAACAGTAGTGGATTCGATCCGTCTTTGTTTCACGACGATGATGGGCGCAAGTGGCTCGTCAATATGCTTTGGGACGGGAATAAAGTAAGACCTGTTCAAAAATACGAGCAATTCACAAATCATATAATAAAAGGTTGATCTACCGATGCAATGTAGATCAACCTTTTTTTGTATTTTTATTAAGAAAGTAAATGTTTGTTTTAAAAGTAAATAAGCGCGTTTATGTAGGAACATTTGCGTCGTTAGATTTTTTTTCCGACAACAAAAATTGTTCGACAACTATAGGAGGACAAGAACATACATTCATTAGGATCCGCGCGGTGCGCGGGTTTTTCATTTTAACGATGAAAGTTCTTGTCCAAATGCTCAGACATGAACTTACATCGTTACCCGAGTAAAGACAAGAACTTACAATCTTAACCGTCGAGGTTACTTAACGGAGCTTCAACACGATTGCAGCATGCCAAAGATTGGTAGGACTGTAACCGAAAATAGGGCTGGAGAAAATCTCCTAGCCGAAGCGATAGTTGATCTGCCTGTTTCTTCCGGAGTTATTGAGGGAAGAGCACGTGGCACATGCTGATCGACCAAATTTCCACGGTCTACAATCAGATCGTCTCGCTCATTTGTAAATATTACAGCAACAGCGATGCTAATCTCGATATCGAATATTTGAGCTACTTATCAAATCGTTCGCCATTACGGCTCCATCGAACAGCTGTTCGAGAGGATCAAGGCCATATTCGAGCAGCGAGCCGGAGATATGCTGCCGATTTCCAATGAAACGGTGAAGAAGATTATCGACGATATCGATTCCAGCTTTACGGAGGACATTTTACTCGGCTCTTTATCCAAGCAATTTAATATTAATCTCGGTTATATTAAGCACACTGATTAAAAAGTAAACGGGAAAAACCTATACGGATTATGTGGTCAGCAAGAGATTGAATTTAGCCAAAGATTTGTTGAGCGACGCATCGTTGTCCATACAAGAAATCATGGAGCGCGTGGGGTATAAGGATTAATTCCATTTCAACAAGCTGTTCAAAAAGCATTACGGCAACACGCCAAGCAAATATCGAAAAATATAGCGCCTTTCAATAATGAACACCAAAATATAAAAATACAGACATATGATATGGTGGGGCAGCGGGCTATGATGTCCTTAATTAGGGGGGGGGATTACCTATAGTCGAACCGAATGAAACCGCTTTGTTTATGGTTGATTTTAAGACGATTTGAAGGAGGAGAAGTATGAGTAAAGGTCTGTTTAAGCCAGTCATGAAGATCGCCGGTCATGCGAAGCGAGCTTTGGCAGTCGGTCTTATATCCGCATTGATTATTCAGATTGTGGCGCCAATGTCGGCAATTGCGGAATCGACTGAAACGACGAATGCGACAGCTGGATCTACAGCAGCAAATGCGAATGGTTATTTGGACAAGCTTGTTTTCGGCAATTCCGCTTCTGAAAGCGCACATAATTTTATTGGTCACAATACAAGCACCATCACCGGCTTTATGAGCGAGCCTGCCCGGGTATCGAATCCGAGGGTTCCGGCTGCAGGGCAAGGCGGAGACTTGACGTTTACGATGAAGGTCGATCCGTCTCTCCGCAACTATCTGACCGTGAAGTTCTCGGGAGAAGAAAGCAGCTCGGGCTATACCAGCATGGTCAACATTAACGGCGAGCAGGTCGGTTTTTTTGCGTACGGAGATCATGAAGCCATTAACAAAGGCTGGATGCTGCCGAACCGCTTCTACTACAATACGATCATGCTGCCGCTTGAGTCGACGGCAGGGAAAGAAATCGTCGAGATTACAATCAAAACGTGGGGGAACAGCAGCTCCGCCTCAAGAGGCTATTACAATGCCTACACCCACACGCAAGCCGATATCAACGTGGATGGGGAAAAGCAGGGCTATAAATTTAAGGCCGATCAGAATCCGGATACGATGCTTCCGCCGGATTTGACGGATGAGGAGAAAAAGGCGAAAATCGACGGCTACACGCAGGGTAATATTAACCTGTTCAACAATTTGTCCGCGAAAGTGGACGCCGGTGCGGGCGGCAAAATGTCGATCATTCGTTATCAGGATGAATTGAAATTTTACGCGAGTGCTTTGAAATACAGCTGGTCTCCGGCGAAGACGCCGGAGGAGAAAAAGGCGGCGCTTCAGCGCATTTTCAAAACGATCGACAACCATGTCAAGGATTATTACGGGAATACGAGACTCGTGCTGCGGGGCGGACACCAAGGCGACTGGGGCGGCTACTACGGCGCGCTCGGGGAAGCGATGTACATCGTAAAGAACCTGATTAAAGACGATTCCATCAATGGGAAAGCAGCGTTCAACGCGTTCCTGGATGAGCCGTTCGTCACCGGAACCGTTGCGGGAGAGTTCTCCCTGGCAGGCGCGGACTGGAACGGCGGCGAGCTGACGCGCCGCGAAGCGTGGGAGCGGGTTCTGAAAGCCAATTTCGACTTTGCCCGCACACGGCTTTCCTATATTTATAACCAGGTGCTCTATACGTACGAAGGCGCATGGGAAGCTCACGAAGGGTTGCGTTTGATCGGTTCACCGTTCTTTGAAGGCAAAGAGCGAAGTCATCAAATCTTGCTTGAATCATTGGGGATTAGGCCATTCCTCGGTGAAGAAGTGTTGGTCGGTCCCAGCGGCGAAGAGCTGGATCTGTATCATTCCCTGTTCTACCATGACGGGCAGGCGCAGTTCACGGACGATTTCGTCCACATTGTCGGCAAAGGGCTTGCCAAGAGCAAGCTGGACGAGAACGGCAACGTGGTGCGCCGCAAGCCGTACGATGAACATTACACCGGCTTGACGGAGGCGGGGCTTACAAGGGAAAACGGCTATGTCGCCAATTATGGCGAGGCGGCAAACTATGTTCTGAATTATTACTATAAAACCTTGAACCACGCCGGAGACGAGGAAATCAATGACGAAATCTTGAAAGCGGCGCTGAAAAGCATCCATGCCCGCGGATTTGTCCGTTATTCGTCTTTGGATGGCGACGGAAAACGAGTGATGAGAGCGGAACAAGTCACGGATGAGCGAAACTCGGGTCTCACCGGTTTCCCTGCTTATGGCGCGAGAGTGGGCCTTGGAATGGGAATGCAATATGCATCCCTGGAAATGGCGATGTCCCAAAACGAGCAAAGATACAGCGGTCCCGAGTGGGACGAGTACTGGCAATATGCGAAAGAGGCGGTCGGTTTTGTGCAGCAGCAGCTTGCGGATCATCAGTTGTTGCATACGAGTGACTTCGGACATAGAGGAACGATGAGCGGACCGGATTTTCTGCTGTCGGAAACCTGCAAATATATCACGGCCGATCGGGCCAATTACAGCCGGTTTGGCGGCAAGGTCATGGCAGGGGCTGTCCTACCGCAAACGGATTTCGATTCTTACAAGCCCGAAGAAATTTGCTGCCCTGGGCGTCAATCCGGGCGACTACGAGAGGTTTGCGTGGGCGGACATCACTTCCATTATACCTGCATTTTCCAAGCAAATAAATGAATGCAATCTTGAAAACCAAAGAGACTGCAAGTTAGTCCCTGCGGTCTCTTCCTCTTAGAGAAGCTATCATTTTCTAACGCAAACAATTAGCCAGACATATGGCGTTTGCAACGCTACAGGCAATTAAGCAAGGCGGGAAAAAAATGGAGCAGATGTTATTACATTGAAAAAAAGCTATTGAGCAATTAACCTGACAATCACCACTTTGCGTAGGTCTGTTCTTCAAAAACAATCGGACTTCTCTGCTCAGCTTCGCAGATACCCGCCGAATAGCTCGTTCCAAGTTTGGATCGATCGTTACCGTTAATATACCTCCGTTCTGAAAACGTATGGAATCCGGGCCGCTGCATTGCCCGTTACGGCAGCGAATGGTAAACGGAACGATTCGCTTGCCATCGATGACACCGCTAACATTCACACGGTTTCCATTGACCGTTAAACGGAATCTGGCCGTTCTAAGCCCTCGAATATCAGTTCCGGCAGATATGGTGATAATTGTCGTTTTAACGCTTATCGCCCTCGTCCTAATGGTCGCCAATCTATGGCCGTTCAACCTGAAATCTCTCAGATTTTGGTGCACCCCGCGATTCGGATTCGTGATGGATAAATAAGATTCGTTCAGAGTACCTACACCTTTTGCAAATAGACTGGTGTTCGCAAAAAAAACGGTAGTTCCATTTA is drawn from Paenibacillus sp. V4I7 and contains these coding sequences:
- a CDS encoding IclR family transcriptional regulator, with the translated sequence MPIIQALDRALKILDLFDEHTTELKITEISARMELHKSTIHSLLKTLQLHGYINQDIETGRYKLGLKLLEKGQLMLQSLDIRTVARKHLAALSEQTGQTTHLVILDGKEGVYLDKVEGEKAAIRYSRIGRRISLHSSAVGKVLAAFRTKEEIDKLLRNYHFSKITEATITEIEAFLNELNLVREQGYSIDNQENEPGVRCAAAPIFEHNGSVVAAISISSLISTVDDLLFKQYIALLKKEAETISQTLGFRQVL
- a CDS encoding fumarylacetoacetate hydrolase family protein produces the protein MKIIRFINEGLSQLAAVNDEGQIFELLQSDFLALIQEADEKEISPLELVLKMIEGREALACQVDQLELLVPIEAPEVWAAGVTYERSRDARNYEATEGRLDALTFYDKVYDAVRPEIFFKSTAARTVGPGGEVQLRSDSVWQVPEPELGLVLNAMGKIVGYTIGNDMSCRDIEGENPLYLPQAKVWKRSCSLGPAIRLAETVDDPYNLQITSRIYRNGEKAVEGTANTNQLKRKLDELTEFLIRDNELFDGTVLLTGTCIVPPNEFTLAHGDRIEIEISGIGKLVNHVVGAGS
- the gucD gene encoding alpha-ketoglutaric semialdehyde dehydrogenase GucD, yielding MTSVFVGGQTYLNYINGEWCAAGAGQTVPSINPAKRTEVVGYVQLSSLEELNQAVASAKAAQQGWRKLSGSARGDYLFKAANALERRIDEIAETMTREMGKTLPEAKGETARGIAILRYYAGEGMRKIGDVIPSTDSEALMFTTRVPLGVVGVISPWNFPVAIPIWKMAPALIYGNTVVLKPAQETAVTAAKVVECIAEAGLPAGVLNMVTGSGSVIGQGLAEHPDVNGITFTGSNQVGKRVGQAALARGAKYQLEMGGKNPIIIAEDADLDLAVDATISGGIRSTGQKCTATSRVIVLRVVYEAFKEKLLIKLKGITVGHGLDAGTWLGPCANENQLRTVQSYIQKGIEEGAELIFGGASPDHPDLAEGFYIQPTVFDKVTSEMAIAREEIFGPILALIQVESMEEAIQLANDSDYGLSASIYTQSISNILLFIQDMDAGLVRINSETAGVELQAPFGGMKQSSSHSREQGQAAIEFFTSIKTVFLKA
- a CDS encoding YjhG/YagF family D-xylonate dehydratase; the protein is MTEQLKSIMANENNDLFTIRTHTQGPKGSLPLTKEMLLHAPSGELFGLTQNVGMGWKPSRLKGKQYLLLSTQGGIRKEDGSPVALGYHTGHWEVGLLTQAAAEVITESGGVPFAGYVSDPCDGRSQGTEGMFDSLPYRNDAAIVFRRLIRSLPTRKGVLGVATCDKGLPAMMIALAGMHELPCVIVPGGVTLPPTEGEDAGKIQTIGARYANGEISLEDAADLGCRACATPGGGCQFLGTAATSQVIAEAMGMTVPHAALAPSGQPVWEEMARQSARAMMTLEEKGIRMKDILTEASIHNAMVVHAAFGGSTNLLLHIPAFAHSAGLPIPSVQDWIRINKAVPRLVSVLPNGPEYHPTVCVFLAGGVPEVMLHLRRLGVLKENALTVTGETLGTVLDWWETSERRQRMRSLLMEMDGIDPDYVIMSPERAKERGLTSTVTFPTGNLAPEGSVIKSTAIDPSTIGEDGVYRHRGNAKVFTSEKAAISAIKKGGIQAGDIMVLIGRGPLGTGMEETYQLTSALKHLPFGKYVSLITDARFSGVSTGACIGHVGPEALAGGPIGKLRDGDTIDIVVDRNRLEGSIHFLGDGGKLLPPEEGARVLAARDPHPELASDEKLPADTRLWAALQSVSGGTWAGSVYDVDRILAVLEAGTKALAVQNN